From the Exiguobacterium aurantiacum genome, one window contains:
- a CDS encoding haloacid dehalogenase type II, which produces MKPTIKAFVFDVYGTLFDVHSVKTACDEQFPGKGEQISQAWRTKQLDYFFTRHIMGRYEDFSVVTRDALRYALSAAEVTWTAETEDALIATYAKLSPYEEVADVLHQLHHKQTIVLSNGTDAMLEELIHNAGFTDLFDELVSIDGIKKAKPSPAAYMHWFKNSGLKRDEVLFLSSNGWDIAGAKNFGFHTAWINRNGKPVDMPDLAPDAVYEDLSGILEWVTDEAAWP; this is translated from the coding sequence ATGAAACCAACTATTAAAGCGTTCGTGTTCGATGTATACGGGACCTTGTTCGACGTGCATTCCGTCAAGACGGCGTGTGACGAACAGTTCCCCGGAAAAGGTGAACAAATTAGCCAGGCGTGGCGGACGAAACAGCTCGACTACTTCTTTACCCGCCACATCATGGGGCGTTATGAGGACTTCTCCGTCGTCACGCGCGACGCGCTCCGGTACGCCTTGTCGGCGGCCGAAGTGACGTGGACGGCCGAGACCGAGGACGCATTGATTGCCACATATGCGAAGCTGTCGCCATATGAAGAAGTTGCGGACGTCTTGCACCAGCTGCATCATAAACAGACCATCGTCCTCTCGAACGGGACGGACGCGATGCTCGAGGAACTCATCCACAACGCCGGGTTCACCGACCTGTTCGACGAACTCGTCAGCATCGACGGCATCAAAAAAGCCAAGCCGTCACCGGCCGCCTACATGCACTGGTTCAAGAACAGCGGGTTGAAGCGGGACGAGGTACTGTTTCTATCCTCGAATGGTTGGGACATCGCCGGTGCGAAAAACTTCGGGTTCCACACGGCCTGGATCAATCGTAACGGCAAACCGGTCGACATGCCCGACCTGGCTCCTGACGCCGTCTATGAGGATTTGTCCGGGATACTGGAATGGGTCACGGACGAAGCGGCTTGGCCATAA
- a CDS encoding FMN-binding negative transcriptional regulator encodes MYVPKLYAVNDPKEVHAFLKAHPFGTVVTHDGQKPIATHVPLRFHEEEGHVWFTTHVAKNNPQWRSIEDQTVLLIVQGPNAYVSASWYGHEDVSTWNYQAVHAYGQATIMNEAQLEEELEGLLQDHEGDREHAVVWEELSEPVQRQKYGVVGFRIDISEMQAAFKLSQNRNETDYTRIVSELEQTGCPMADVMREHKK; translated from the coding sequence ATGTACGTCCCAAAACTATACGCCGTGAACGATCCGAAAGAAGTCCACGCATTTCTGAAGGCCCACCCGTTCGGCACCGTCGTCACGCATGACGGACAGAAGCCGATCGCGACGCACGTGCCGCTCCGTTTCCATGAGGAGGAGGGGCACGTCTGGTTTACGACACATGTCGCCAAAAACAATCCGCAGTGGCGGTCGATTGAAGACCAGACCGTGCTCTTGATCGTCCAAGGGCCGAACGCCTATGTGTCCGCATCCTGGTACGGGCACGAGGACGTATCGACGTGGAACTATCAGGCGGTGCATGCATACGGACAGGCGACGATTATGAACGAGGCACAACTCGAGGAAGAGTTGGAGGGACTGCTTCAAGACCATGAAGGAGACCGCGAGCATGCCGTCGTCTGGGAGGAACTGTCGGAGCCGGTGCAACGGCAGAAATATGGCGTCGTCGGGTTCCGCATCGACATTTCGGAGATGCAGGCGGCGTTCAAGCTGAGCCAGAATCGAAACGAGACGGATTATACACGGATCGTCTCCGAGCTCGAGCAAACTGGGTGTCCGATGGCAGATGTGATGCGAGAACATAAAAAATAA
- a CDS encoding YesL family protein gives MNLKHEHNKLFQALEFVTSLVQLNVVFLLTILPVITLFPALYALHAVTRQWSVNQDYSVFRAYFRFFNEGVRRHYKLGIAWTLFVFVLLIDFLLIRQIDTGQTILFTGLFVIGFVFVSLSLFLFPILTHYEMKTMDALKLALFSIMRYGYIVVLALLLFTALGMLAYRSPLYLLFGFSFIVFLTMKLYLHQLDRAITSHHVDIESS, from the coding sequence ATGAATTTAAAACATGAACATAACAAGCTATTCCAAGCGCTCGAATTTGTCACCAGCCTGGTGCAACTGAACGTGGTCTTCTTACTGACCATTCTGCCTGTCATCACTTTGTTCCCGGCCTTGTACGCCTTACATGCCGTCACACGGCAATGGTCGGTCAACCAAGACTACAGCGTGTTCCGCGCCTACTTCCGCTTCTTTAATGAAGGGGTGCGCCGTCATTATAAACTCGGTATAGCCTGGACCTTGTTTGTATTCGTCTTGTTGATCGACTTTTTGCTCATTCGTCAAATCGACACCGGGCAGACGATTCTCTTCACCGGTCTGTTCGTGATTGGATTTGTCTTCGTCTCCCTATCGTTATTTCTATTTCCGATTTTGACGCACTACGAGATGAAGACGATGGATGCCTTGAAGTTGGCGTTATTCAGCATCATGCGATACGGCTATATTGTCGTGCTCGCGCTCTTGTTATTCACAGCGCTTGGTATGCTCGCATATCGGTCTCCGCTCTATTTGTTGTTCGGCTTTTCCTTCATCGTGTTTTTAACGATGAAACTGTACCTCCACCAGTTAGATCGCGCCATCACGAGCCACCATGTCGACATTGAATCTTCATGA